The Flavipsychrobacter sp. genome contains the following window.
TCTGCATACTCTCCAGCACAGTGAGTACGGAGATTATACAGAAGATACCTATAGTGATGCCTAAAAGAGAAAGGAATGTACGCAGTTTATTGGCCTTTAGTTCTCTAAAGGCTTGTACAACACTAGTACCTATTATCTGCGCAAAATGATTCATTGATACGCAAATTTAATGTTTACTGACGAGGATAAAATATAATTAATTATCTACAGCTTTAACATTTCTCTTCCTCCTGCCTTTCCATGTATAAAATGTGGCGCCAAGCTGAAACTGAAACGCTTGAAAAGACTGTGTATACCGCACAGGTGCCGACTGCCATGAGTGCCCCAAGAAATCGGTGGTCTTGGTAATATACCCCACATTAAGATCGGGAGCACCTGTGTAGAACACACCACCAGTAAATCCAAATATCTTTGACAACCTTTTATTGACCCGCAGACCTACACTCCAAAAAACGGTAGTAGGGCTATTACTTCTCAACACACGAACTTCGTCTGTATAGTTACTATTAAGTCTTTTGCGACTATAGTTCATGATATCATCCGAACCGCCGTAGATCAATACACCTGATTTAACTGTGGGCATTAGCTCTACATATTTTGTTTTGAAAAGGCCTGCTACCTCCAGTGATAATTGATGTATGCCTATCTCATTTGTTATGTTATACTTATTAATGCGTGTATAATGCTGTGCATCATCAAAAATGGTATAGGCCTGACTGGCAACCCTGTCTGTAAGGATAAGTATTGATGTAGGCTCATAGTTAAAACCCACATACCAGTTTTTCTTCAACGGTATGGCCAACGACATGTTTACGCCATGACCATTGTATCCCTGACCGTAGAAAAAGTTATTGTTGCGAAAAGCATGGGTATTGCCCAATAGTGAAGTGTGCAGATATCCAAACCTGAAGTACACTGGTGTTTCCTTACTTGTTTTTGCTACAGATAATAATGGGATAACCAGCAGCAATATCAATAAACGTTTCATTAGTTAGCTACATTTATAGATGAGGTATGTGCTTCTATATAGCGACCATCGGCCAGCTGTATATTGATAGTGTAGATATATTCCCCACTCGTTGCCGGTCTTTTAATACCCAATATATCAAATACACCTTTACCGTTCAGTTCTTCGGCAGTGGGCATTAGGAAAAATTCATTCAGCTCAGCACCTCCGGGATTTCTATCGTCATAAGGTTTGTTGGCAGATATATAGTAATGTACTATCGAGTCTTTGTACCTATTGGGTGCTATATCGTAACGACAAGTGGTAGCATAGGCAGCAGGAAATAAAATATTCGTCTCCGGCTTTTTATAGCATAGCACTGTAGAGGTCTTTAAAGTCACCCTTAGCAGCAAAGCATCTCCATATACAGGCTCCTTATCATAGATAGCTCTTTCTACACTGTCTTCATTGTTGTAGGCTAGTATGCTAGTACCATTCAGCACTATGCATGCATTGTTATCCTTACCATTGTTGTAATATTTACCGCAGCCGCAACAACCGGAGAGCATTAATAGTGTAGGAAAAAGCAGCATTACTGCAAACTGAGTATTAGATTTTCTATACATAGGGTTAAGCATTTACTAATGAAGATGATCCACTAACATAAATGGTTTAGGTAAAACATAGAAACAAACATAATGCCAAATGAGGGCAATATCCTCCAAACGATACAATTTTATCCAACAGTTAATAGGCAAACTCAATACATGGTGTTTTACCGAAACCTTACCTTTGCACACAAATAGATAATTCTCTTGAGATACGCCTTACGCTTTCTGCTCAACAATAAGGTACTTAACTACAAAGAGTTCAGATACTTTTTAAGTACACGTTTCTTTCTGCTGTTGTCGCTCAATATGCAGATGACCATTGTGGCATATATGGCGTTCAAGCTCACTAAAGACCCGCTTACGCTGGGCATGATTGGCTTGTGGGAAGTAATACCCGCTATAGGGTTCTCCTTATTCTCCGGGCATTTTGTAGACCAGCGCGAGAAACGCAATATGATGCTATACTGCATCGTTGGGTTTACGCTACTCTCTGTGTTTTACTTCCTACTGTCGCTACCCTCTTTTTTAGATACGGTAGGCACTCAATATACCGTATGGCTTATTTATTTGGGTGTGTTCATAGGTGGGGCGATACGTGCCTTTGGTAGCCCGTCCAACTTTGCACTCTTTGCACTACTGATACCTAAGCGACTATATGCTAACGGCAGCACATGGAGCAGTACGGCTTGGCAGCTAGGCGCAGTTGTAGGTCCGTTGTTAGGAGGTTTGGCTATTGCTTATATTGGTTTTAGCTGGAGCTTGGCTGCAGTATTCGGGTTCAAGTTGATAGCGTTGTTCTTGGTGAGCCGTATCAAACGCAAGCCTATCATGAAACAAACTAAAGAGCCTGTATTCAAGAGCTTGAAAGAAGGATTGAGCTTTGTGTTCAACACACAAATAATACTGGCGGCATTGGCACTGGATATGTTTGCCGTACTCTTTGGTGGTGCGGTAGCCTTACTACCTGTATATGCCGACGAGATATTACAAGTGGGCGAAGTGGGCTATGGATGGTTGCGCGCCTCACAGGGCATTGGTGCCATACTCATGTTGTTCATACTATCCTTTGTGCCACTGAAGAAGAACGCAGGTATCAAACTCTTGTTTGCTGTAGCAGGTTTTGGGATAACGACCATCATCTTCGGCTTGTCCAACATCTTTATCCTTTCCTTTGGCATGTTATTACTAGGTGGCATGTTCGATGCTATAAGTGTGGTAATACGTGGCACTATACTGCAACTATACACCCCCGATGCTATGCGCGGACGTGTAGCTGCAGTAAGTACTATGTTCATCTCCTCCAGCAACGAGTTGGGTGCAGCCGAGAGTGGCTTTACTGCCAAGCTAATGGGCACGGTCACCGCCGTAGTATTTGGTGGCTGTATGACATTAGGCGTAGTAGGCATTACTTACTTCAAAGCGCCTAAGCTACGCCAGCTGCGTATGGATGGGAAGTAGTATATTTACTATTGTGCACAATACAATGCTTCATGAAAAAAGCAATTGCTTATATAACCCTTAAGTACTTCTTGTTTTTCCTTTTCATCAACATTTTAAGAGGACAAGTTGCTGTAGACGAGTTACGTAGCTTAGACAACCTACCAAGTCTTGCCTACTATTTTTTTATTCTTGCTTTTATACCAATAATCGTACTTCTAGTACTATCTTTTCCTATTCACTTATCGTTTAGGATAAAACACGTTGTAGGATTTTTAGTAGCCAACCTCATCCTTTTACTGGTAGACATCTATATCTATATATTCTTCACGTCACAAAACCTAAAAGACATCAACGGTGTTTATCTTTTGGTAATCAG
Protein-coding sequences here:
- a CDS encoding MFS transporter, with translation MRYALRFLLNNKVLNYKEFRYFLSTRFFLLLSLNMQMTIVAYMAFKLTKDPLTLGMIGLWEVIPAIGFSLFSGHFVDQREKRNMMLYCIVGFTLLSVFYFLLSLPSFLDTVGTQYTVWLIYLGVFIGGAIRAFGSPSNFALFALLIPKRLYANGSTWSSTAWQLGAVVGPLLGGLAIAYIGFSWSLAAVFGFKLIALFLVSRIKRKPIMKQTKEPVFKSLKEGLSFVFNTQIILAALALDMFAVLFGGAVALLPVYADEILQVGEVGYGWLRASQGIGAILMLFILSFVPLKKNAGIKLLFAVAGFGITTIIFGLSNIFILSFGMLLLGGMFDAISVVIRGTILQLYTPDAMRGRVAAVSTMFISSSNELGAAESGFTAKLMGTVTAVVFGGCMTLGVVGITYFKAPKLRQLRMDGK